One part of the Myxococcales bacterium genome encodes these proteins:
- a CDS encoding YkgJ family cysteine cluster protein produces the protein MTVVRLPLLPSEGMVSRAAASGAVTRPGPPGAEWLDFHCTDCGNCCTQTLVPITADDLWQVCRGTGLAPGRVASFQPTSRFDDGGEGLPVVQLDEGRRVMCLARQPAGAYDDLCGFHQEGRCSVYEHRPVTCRLFPFVVSLDPETGEIDELTMSGRVECVYERTGDVQLEQLKEQASIEMSRDARFSELVALWNRRHPGGTRKAFFKFLREYAPEPVRDGALLEGGGR, from the coding sequence GTGACCGTCGTCCGCCTTCCCCTTCTGCCTTCCGAAGGCATGGTTTCGAGGGCGGCGGCATCGGGGGCCGTGACCCGTCCCGGCCCTCCGGGCGCGGAGTGGCTAGACTTCCACTGTACGGATTGCGGTAACTGCTGCACCCAGACGTTGGTACCCATCACCGCCGACGATCTGTGGCAGGTTTGCCGAGGTACGGGGCTGGCTCCGGGACGGGTGGCCTCGTTTCAGCCAACGAGCCGCTTCGATGACGGCGGTGAAGGGTTGCCGGTGGTGCAGCTCGATGAGGGGCGGCGGGTGATGTGCCTCGCTCGCCAGCCTGCGGGAGCTTACGACGACCTGTGCGGGTTCCATCAGGAAGGGCGGTGCTCCGTGTACGAGCATCGGCCGGTGACCTGCCGCCTGTTTCCGTTCGTCGTGTCACTCGACCCGGAGACGGGTGAGATCGACGAGCTCACGATGAGCGGGCGCGTTGAATGCGTTTACGAACGAACGGGAGACGTGCAGCTCGAACAGCTGAAGGAGCAAGCTTCCATCGAGATGTCTCGCGATGCGCGCTTTTCCGAGCTCGTCGCGCTGTGGAACCGGCGTCATCCGGGAGGAACGCGCAAAGCCTTCTTCAAGTTCTTGAGGGAGTACGCCCCGGAGCCCGTCCGGGACGGAGCCTTGCTCGAGGGCGGTGGGCGATAG
- a CDS encoding phosphoketolase family protein: MTKLGENELIHLDAWWRAANYLSVGQIYLLSNALLRRPLEREHIKPRLLGHWGTTPGLNFIYAHCNRVIRTGDLDMIYVTGPGHGGPALVANAYLEGTYSEVYPEISRDEAGLDRLFKQFSFPGGIPSHVAPETPGSIHEGGELGYALSHAYGAVFDNPELIACCVIGDGEAETGPLATSWHSNKFLNPIRDGAVLPVLHLNGYKIAGPAVFARIPRDELTSFLRGCGHAPRFVEGSEPHALHQHMAEVLDDCIADIKRFQAEARASGQARRPLWPAIVLATPKGWTGPAEVDGRSVEGTARSHQVPIAGMTKPEHVHQLEAWMRRYRPDELFDEAGRLRPEIAELAPKGQRRMSANPHANGGELLCDLHLPDFRAFAVSVPSPGESVAEATRVQGTFMRDVVKLNQDNFRIFSPDETASNRWGDVFQVTERVLVAELRPGDEHVGPEGRVMEMLSEHQCQGWLEGYLLTGRHGFFSCYEAFIHIVDSMFNQHAKWLKVTRHIPWRRPIASLNYLLTSHVWRQDHNGFSHQDPGFIDHVVNKKSEVIRVYLPPDANTLLSVTDHCMRSRNYVNVIVAGKQPMPQWLTMEQAIKHCTMGIGIWEWASNDHDVEPDVVMACCGDVPTLETLAAVGILRDLVPHVHVRVVNVVDLMRLQPDTEHPHGLSDRDFDMLFTRDKPIIFAFHGYPWLIHRLTYRRTNHHNLHVRGYKEEGTTTTPFDMTVLNDIDRFHLVSDVAARVPAVGPRAAHLGQAMQEKRIEHKAYTRRIGDDLPEVKNWKWKPR, encoded by the coding sequence ATGACGAAGCTTGGTGAGAACGAACTCATCCACCTCGATGCGTGGTGGCGTGCAGCGAACTATCTATCGGTGGGGCAAATCTACCTGCTCAGCAACGCCCTCCTGCGGAGGCCCCTCGAACGGGAACACATCAAGCCACGGCTGCTTGGCCACTGGGGGACCACGCCCGGCTTGAACTTCATCTATGCTCACTGCAACCGGGTGATCCGCACGGGCGATCTCGACATGATCTATGTCACGGGGCCCGGGCACGGGGGTCCCGCCCTGGTGGCCAATGCCTATCTCGAGGGAACGTACAGTGAGGTTTATCCCGAGATCTCACGGGACGAGGCGGGACTCGATCGGTTGTTCAAGCAGTTCTCCTTTCCAGGGGGGATCCCAAGCCACGTGGCGCCTGAAACACCGGGCTCGATTCACGAAGGCGGAGAGCTTGGCTACGCGCTTTCCCATGCCTATGGCGCGGTCTTCGACAACCCTGAGCTCATCGCCTGTTGCGTGATAGGTGATGGCGAGGCTGAAACAGGGCCCCTGGCCACGAGTTGGCATTCGAACAAATTCCTCAATCCGATTCGTGATGGGGCCGTCTTGCCCGTTCTTCACTTGAACGGCTACAAAATTGCGGGACCCGCTGTGTTTGCGCGCATACCGCGAGACGAGCTGACCAGTTTTCTGCGCGGCTGCGGGCACGCTCCTCGCTTCGTGGAGGGCAGCGAACCACACGCCTTGCACCAGCACATGGCCGAGGTGCTCGATGACTGCATCGCCGACATCAAGCGCTTTCAGGCTGAGGCTCGCGCCTCGGGACAGGCCCGGCGTCCCCTGTGGCCGGCGATCGTACTCGCAACGCCCAAAGGGTGGACGGGCCCCGCGGAGGTGGATGGTCGTTCTGTCGAGGGCACAGCCCGATCGCACCAGGTTCCCATCGCCGGTATGACGAAACCCGAGCACGTTCATCAACTCGAGGCGTGGATGAGGCGTTACCGTCCCGATGAGCTCTTCGACGAGGCGGGACGGTTGCGCCCGGAGATTGCCGAGCTGGCGCCGAAGGGGCAGCGACGCATGAGCGCCAACCCGCACGCCAACGGGGGCGAACTCTTGTGCGACCTGCATCTGCCCGACTTTCGCGCCTTCGCCGTGTCGGTGCCTTCGCCGGGTGAGTCCGTGGCCGAGGCCACCCGTGTTCAAGGCACCTTCATGAGGGACGTCGTGAAGCTGAACCAGGACAACTTCCGCATCTTTAGCCCTGATGAGACGGCGTCGAACCGTTGGGGTGACGTATTCCAGGTGACGGAACGCGTGTTGGTCGCCGAGCTGCGCCCCGGGGACGAGCACGTGGGCCCCGAGGGTCGTGTCATGGAGATGTTGAGCGAGCATCAGTGCCAGGGTTGGCTTGAAGGTTATTTGCTGACCGGGCGCCACGGGTTCTTTTCCTGTTACGAGGCCTTCATTCACATCGTGGACTCCATGTTCAACCAGCACGCCAAGTGGTTGAAGGTCACGCGGCACATTCCCTGGCGCCGCCCGATTGCCTCGCTGAACTACCTGCTGACGTCCCACGTGTGGCGCCAAGATCACAATGGCTTTTCGCACCAAGACCCTGGATTCATCGATCACGTCGTCAACAAGAAGTCGGAGGTCATCAGGGTCTACCTGCCGCCCGATGCCAATACTCTGTTGTCGGTCACCGACCACTGCATGCGGAGTCGCAACTACGTCAACGTAATCGTTGCAGGAAAACAGCCAATGCCCCAGTGGCTCACCATGGAGCAGGCCATCAAGCACTGTACGATGGGTATCGGGATATGGGAGTGGGCCAGCAACGATCACGACGTGGAGCCCGATGTGGTGATGGCTTGCTGTGGCGATGTCCCCACCCTCGAGACTCTGGCCGCCGTGGGCATCCTCCGCGACTTGGTCCCCCATGTTCACGTGCGGGTGGTGAACGTCGTGGATTTGATGCGCTTGCAGCCCGACACGGAGCACCCGCATGGTCTGTCCGATCGTGACTTCGACATGCTGTTCACGAGGGACAAACCCATCATCTTCGCGTTCCACGGATACCCTTGGCTGATTCACCGCCTCACCTACAGGCGTACGAATCACCACAACCTGCACGTGCGGGGCTACAAGGAAGAGGGCACAACCACCACGCCCTTCGACATGACCGTATTGAACGACATCGATCGCTTCCACTTGGTCAGCGACGTGGCCGCGCGCGTTCCTGCCGTGGGGCCGCGGGCGGCACACCTTGGACAAGCCATGCAAGAAAAGCGGATCGAGCACAAAGCCTACACCCGCCGCATCGGTGACGACCTTCCCGAGGTGAAAAACTGGAAATGGAAGCCCCGGTAG
- a CDS encoding acetate/propionate family kinase translates to MNQALILNAGSSSLKWAVLDFEGEIKARGNERWRSEGARAQAEQIKDVLHRAPSFDVVGHRFVHGGLRFRAPARLDADARAALHELLPLDPLHMTPALAGLSAVTQAFPTAPQVASFDTAFHAQMPRAAAGYALPSGWSERWGLVRFGFHGLSVSHAVERVGELLGGVPPRLVVCHLGGGCSVTAVDKGRSSDTSMGFSPLEGMMMGTRCGSVDPGLLLFLLRRCDVTPGELEDALTNRSGLLGVSGVSSDLREVRAAALEGSAPARLACDRFALSLRRSVGAMVAVLGGVDAIVFTGGIGENDAEVREDTAAALAFAGLELDAVRNRQGRGDREISSEETLVRAFVIEAREDLAVLHDVRTLTEASASAD, encoded by the coding sequence ATGAACCAAGCACTCATCTTGAATGCAGGCTCGAGCAGCCTGAAGTGGGCTGTGCTGGACTTCGAGGGTGAGATCAAGGCACGGGGAAACGAGCGCTGGCGCTCCGAAGGGGCGCGCGCGCAGGCAGAGCAGATTAAAGATGTTTTGCATCGGGCGCCCTCCTTCGACGTGGTGGGGCACCGCTTCGTCCACGGCGGGCTGCGGTTTCGGGCACCGGCTCGCCTCGACGCCGACGCACGCGCGGCTCTGCACGAGCTCCTGCCGCTGGATCCTCTGCACATGACCCCTGCGCTCGCAGGCCTGAGCGCGGTCACGCAGGCTTTTCCCACGGCGCCCCAAGTGGCCAGCTTCGACACCGCCTTCCATGCCCAAATGCCCAGGGCGGCGGCGGGGTACGCCTTGCCCTCCGGGTGGAGCGAACGTTGGGGCCTCGTGCGCTTTGGGTTTCACGGGCTGAGCGTCAGCCATGCCGTCGAACGGGTGGGGGAGCTCCTGGGCGGGGTTCCCCCGCGTCTGGTGGTTTGTCACCTGGGCGGGGGCTGCTCGGTCACGGCCGTGGACAAGGGACGCTCGAGCGATACGTCGATGGGCTTCTCTCCGCTCGAAGGCATGATGATGGGCACACGTTGCGGATCGGTGGATCCGGGCCTTCTCCTGTTCCTTCTCCGCCGATGCGACGTGACGCCGGGCGAACTCGAAGACGCGCTGACGAACCGCTCGGGGCTGCTCGGTGTCTCGGGCGTCTCGTCGGATCTGCGCGAGGTCCGGGCCGCGGCCCTCGAGGGCTCGGCCCCGGCGCGGCTGGCCTGTGACCGGTTTGCTCTCTCGTTGCGCCGCAGTGTGGGGGCGATGGTGGCGGTGCTGGGGGGGGTCGATGCGATCGTGTTTACCGGGGGCATCGGCGAAAACGACGCCGAGGTGCGCGAAGATACCGCCGCCGCCCTCGCGTTCGCCGGGCTCGAGCTCGATGCCGTGCGAAACCGCCAGGGCCGCGGAGATCGGGAGATCTCGAGCGAAGAGACCCTCGTGCGCGCGTTCGTCATCGAAGCCCGGGAGGACCTCGCCGTGCTGCACGACGTGCGGACGCTCACCGAGGCTTCCGCCTCGGCTGACTAG
- a CDS encoding DEAD/DEAH box helicase translates to MSFSSLALINPLLDAVKEAGYTVPTPIQAQAIPPALLGRDVLGCAQTGTGKTAAFVLPILQRIDAVAGDNPKMRALVLTPTRELAAQIGESLSTYGKKLDLYHTVIFGGVSEKPQIAELRKGVDVLVATPGRLLDLLQRRLVSLSDLEIFVLDEADRMLDMGFLPDVRRIIAALPKKRQTLFFSATMPPEIGRLASGLLTNPAQVTVTPVSSTVETVEQRVLFTDKANKTRLLLFLLGQDAWKRTIVFSRTKHGANRVVGLLEKAGMNAAAIHGNKSQGARTRALEGFRSGSIPVLVATDIAARGIDVDGVTHVVNYDVPNEPETYVHRIGRTGRAGASGSAFTLVDTEERPYLNDIERLIGLRIPRDDSHPFPPRTPSVAEAEGPPSAGPRPNRPGGFNRGGRRPAGRPGPRRGGSSSGARRSP, encoded by the coding sequence GTGTCTTTTTCGAGTCTCGCGCTGATAAACCCTCTCCTCGACGCGGTCAAGGAGGCCGGGTACACCGTTCCCACGCCGATCCAGGCCCAAGCCATTCCCCCCGCCCTTCTGGGCCGTGACGTGCTGGGCTGCGCCCAAACCGGCACCGGGAAGACCGCCGCGTTCGTCCTGCCCATCCTGCAGCGTATTGATGCCGTGGCGGGTGACAACCCCAAGATGCGGGCCCTTGTCCTCACGCCGACGCGCGAGTTGGCTGCCCAGATCGGTGAGAGCCTCAGCACCTACGGAAAAAAGCTCGACCTTTACCACACGGTCATCTTTGGAGGCGTGAGCGAAAAGCCGCAGATCGCAGAGCTGCGCAAGGGGGTCGATGTCCTGGTGGCCACCCCAGGGCGGCTGCTCGACCTTTTGCAACGCCGGCTCGTTTCGCTTTCCGATCTGGAGATCTTCGTCCTGGACGAAGCCGATCGCATGCTCGACATGGGCTTTCTGCCGGACGTTCGGCGCATCATCGCGGCTTTGCCCAAAAAGCGCCAAACTTTGTTTTTCTCGGCGACGATGCCGCCCGAGATTGGCCGTTTGGCTTCGGGGCTCCTTACCAACCCTGCCCAGGTCACCGTGACGCCCGTATCTTCCACCGTGGAGACGGTCGAGCAGCGCGTTCTCTTCACTGACAAGGCCAACAAAACGCGCCTGCTGCTCTTCCTCCTCGGCCAGGACGCCTGGAAACGAACGATCGTGTTCAGCCGCACGAAGCACGGCGCCAACCGCGTCGTGGGGCTGCTGGAAAAAGCCGGGATGAACGCAGCAGCCATCCATGGGAACAAATCGCAGGGCGCACGGACGCGGGCCCTCGAGGGATTCCGAAGCGGCAGCATTCCCGTGCTGGTGGCCACCGACATCGCGGCGCGCGGCATCGACGTCGACGGCGTCACCCACGTGGTGAACTACGACGTACCGAACGAGCCCGAGACGTACGTGCACCGCATCGGCCGCACCGGACGGGCCGGCGCTTCAGGCTCGGCCTTCACCCTGGTCGACACAGAGGAGCGCCCCTACTTGAACGATATCGAGCGTCTCATCGGCCTGCGCATTCCGCGGGACGACTCTCATCCTTTCCCGCCCCGCACACCCTCTGTCGCCGAGGCAGAGGGCCCGCCGAGCGCGGGTCCCCGCCCGAACCGCCCCGGGGGCTTCAACCGTGGGGGACGCCGGCCTGCGGGCCGTCCCGGCCCTCGCCGCGGTGGCTCTTCCTCTGGCGCGCGGCGTTCGCCCTAG
- a CDS encoding fatty acid desaturase, with the protein MSPRQTSSVDWTNLVFLAAVHLVGVVGSALYLVLARPSIALLALAAVSTVVTIFAISAGYHRLFSHRAYEAHPLVRLFFLIFGASAFQTSALTWSANHRRHHARTDTPDDPYSVRRGFWHAHVGWVLEMTPSPLDATPARDLQADPLVRWQHRHFVLIAALAAFGLPLLAGVALGDVWGGLLLVGFGRLVFVYQVTFAVNSLAHRLGSQPYSNRESSRDSFWCALVTMGEGYHNYHHTFPGDYRNGVRSYHFDPTKWIVYSLSKVGLARNLRRTPAKAIERARARMRAQHQPAAPQRSLLAELTADAQMAPSSSTS; encoded by the coding sequence ATGTCTCCTCGTCAAACATCGTCCGTCGACTGGACGAATCTGGTCTTTTTGGCCGCCGTCCATTTGGTCGGTGTCGTGGGAAGTGCGCTTTACCTCGTGCTTGCGAGGCCCAGCATTGCACTCCTGGCCCTGGCGGCCGTGAGCACCGTCGTCACCATCTTCGCGATCTCGGCGGGTTACCATCGTCTTTTCTCACACCGCGCCTACGAGGCTCACCCGCTGGTCCGGCTCTTCTTTCTGATTTTCGGTGCCTCTGCTTTTCAAACGTCGGCGCTGACCTGGTCGGCGAACCATCGCAGACACCACGCGCGCACCGACACGCCTGACGACCCCTACAGTGTGCGCAGGGGGTTCTGGCACGCACACGTGGGCTGGGTGCTCGAGATGACCCCTTCACCGCTCGACGCGACACCCGCTCGCGATCTGCAGGCCGATCCGCTCGTCCGTTGGCAGCATCGTCACTTCGTTCTGATTGCGGCACTGGCCGCCTTCGGCTTGCCCCTCCTGGCCGGGGTGGCGCTCGGAGACGTATGGGGGGGGCTGTTGCTGGTGGGCTTCGGCCGCCTGGTCTTCGTCTATCAGGTCACCTTCGCGGTCAACTCGTTGGCGCACCGCTTGGGAAGTCAGCCTTACTCGAACCGAGAGAGTTCGCGCGACAGCTTCTGGTGCGCGCTCGTCACCATGGGCGAGGGCTACCACAATTATCACCACACCTTTCCCGGCGACTACCGCAACGGTGTGCGGAGCTATCACTTCGATCCCACCAAGTGGATCGTTTACTCCCTGAGCAAGGTGGGCTTGGCGAGGAACTTGCGCCGCACCCCCGCCAAGGCCATCGAGAGGGCCAGGGCGCGTATGCGGGCGCAGCACCAGCCAGCCGCCCCCCAGCGCTCGCTGCTTGCCGAGCTGACGGCCGACGCGCAGATGGCGCCGTCATCGTCCACGAGCTAA
- a CDS encoding methyltransferase domain-containing protein, which translates to MTDLFADKAADWDTRPLPQRISAGVSAALLARVPLEPDQTVLDFGAGTGLLTGAIAPKVGSVFAVDTSPAMLAQLTAKLASSGKVEPVCQDLLAAPLGRRVDLIISAMAMHHVQDTAALLRTFFEHLVPGGRVALADLDREPGDFHPPEVEGVFHHGFDRDAFTALLRQAGFTDVHFDTACSVDKDERSYAIFLVTAVRPQ; encoded by the coding sequence ATGACCGATCTCTTTGCCGACAAAGCCGCTGACTGGGATACGCGTCCGCTTCCTCAACGCATCTCTGCGGGGGTGAGTGCGGCCCTGCTCGCGCGGGTGCCGCTCGAGCCTGACCAGACCGTGCTCGACTTCGGTGCGGGTACGGGCCTTTTGACGGGAGCGATCGCGCCCAAGGTCGGGTCTGTGTTCGCGGTCGACACATCGCCCGCGATGCTCGCGCAGCTCACGGCCAAGCTGGCGTCCTCCGGCAAGGTCGAGCCCGTGTGCCAGGATCTCCTTGCAGCCCCCCTTGGCCGGCGCGTGGATCTCATCATCAGCGCGATGGCCATGCACCACGTGCAAGACACCGCGGCGCTGCTGCGCACGTTCTTCGAGCACCTGGTTCCCGGCGGCCGGGTGGCGTTGGCCGACCTGGATCGGGAGCCGGGCGACTTCCACCCACCGGAGGTGGAGGGGGTCTTTCATCACGGCTTCGACCGTGACGCGTTCACGGCTCTGTTGCGGCAGGCCGGCTTTACCGACGTGCACTTCGACACCGCCTGCAGCGTCGACAAGGACGAACGGAGCTACGCCATTTTCCTGGTCACCGCCGTTCGGCCGCAGTAA
- a CDS encoding DHH family phosphoesterase: MKTDLTATTEITVPMGLGGRMQFDLTRALAGLSGRRSVGVFMHDNPDPDSMAAALGLGRLFEAELGARVTLVLAGIVGRAENRAMVEQLQIPLVPLHSLDTDAFDTLAIVDSQPGTGNNSLPKGRSADVIVDHHPARETALAPWCDIRPELGATSTIVLQYLRERAVPLDERLATALFYALKTETRDLGREATEAERAAYLHLVSLVDHDQLYRVCHPKVPKEHFVALDRAVRSAKTYGDLVVANLDELFYPDLVAEIADMLLTFDGARFALCAGRYRGKVYVSLRTEVDDTRAGGLIRRIIDREGAAGGHGTMAGGSLHRLVSSAEDLQATFDVLVGRLQEALGRPRESGQRLVTG; this comes from the coding sequence ATGAAAACTGACCTCACCGCCACCACCGAAATCACCGTTCCCATGGGGTTGGGGGGACGGATGCAGTTCGACCTGACGCGCGCCCTTGCAGGGCTCTCTGGCCGCCGCTCGGTGGGCGTGTTCATGCACGACAACCCCGACCCTGATTCCATGGCGGCCGCGCTGGGATTGGGACGCCTGTTCGAAGCGGAGCTGGGAGCCCGGGTCACGCTGGTTCTGGCGGGCATCGTGGGCAGGGCAGAAAACCGGGCCATGGTGGAGCAGCTCCAAATCCCGTTGGTTCCGCTTCACAGCCTCGACACCGACGCGTTCGACACGCTCGCCATCGTCGACAGCCAGCCCGGGACCGGCAACAACAGCCTTCCCAAAGGCCGTAGCGCCGACGTGATCGTCGACCACCATCCCGCGCGCGAAACGGCCTTGGCTCCCTGGTGCGACATTCGGCCCGAGCTGGGTGCAACGTCGACCATCGTGCTGCAGTACTTACGAGAGCGCGCCGTGCCGCTGGATGAGCGGCTCGCCACGGCTTTGTTTTACGCGTTGAAGACCGAGACGCGCGATCTCGGCCGCGAGGCCACGGAGGCCGAGCGCGCCGCCTACCTTCACCTCGTGTCCCTGGTGGATCACGACCAGCTCTACCGCGTCTGCCATCCGAAGGTGCCCAAGGAGCACTTCGTGGCGCTGGATCGCGCGGTGAGGTCGGCGAAGACCTACGGCGACCTGGTGGTGGCGAACCTCGACGAGCTCTTCTACCCGGACCTGGTGGCCGAGATCGCCGACATGCTGCTCACCTTCGATGGTGCGCGCTTTGCTCTGTGCGCGGGCCGCTACCGCGGCAAGGTCTACGTCTCGCTGCGCACAGAGGTCGACGACACGCGTGCAGGGGGGCTCATTCGCCGCATCATCGACCGCGAGGGCGCCGCCGGCGGCCACGGCACGATGGCAGGCGGGAGCCTCCACCGTCTGGTGTCCTCGGCCGAGGACCTGCAGGCCACCTTCGACGTGCTGGTGGGGCGTCTGCAAGAGGCTCTTGGACGCCCGCGGGAGTCCGGCCAGCGGCTGGTCACGGGCTGA
- a CDS encoding Ppx/GppA family phosphatase, translating into MRIATIDIGTNTTLLLVAEQRPDGTAAPRLERAEITRLGRGIGGDGLLRDENIRRTLDVLASYADDARRLNATVFAIGTEGLRRAPNASTFLEPAARILGTEVQVISGDREAALTFLAALRAFPQDTAREAAVIDIGGGSTEIILSRQGEITFRESLPLGSVRLTETFVTHDPPTEEEATRLGTHVAAELSRVPFTPGSTLIGTAGTVTTLAAMAQSLTDYDPARVHGYRLSAAELHAQLERLATATQAEREGMPGLDPRRADVIFAGALLLKGLMDKAQAPFVLVSDRGIRWGLLHEQLEKQVTR; encoded by the coding sequence ATGCGCATCGCCACGATCGACATCGGCACGAACACCACCCTGTTGCTCGTGGCGGAACAGCGGCCTGATGGCACCGCTGCGCCACGGCTCGAGCGCGCGGAGATCACGCGCCTTGGCCGCGGCATCGGAGGCGACGGTCTGTTGCGAGACGAGAACATACGCCGCACTTTGGACGTGTTGGCGAGCTACGCCGACGACGCCCGGCGCCTCAACGCCACTGTGTTTGCGATTGGTACCGAGGGGCTACGCCGGGCGCCCAACGCTTCGACCTTTCTCGAACCGGCCGCCCGCATCTTGGGTACCGAGGTTCAAGTCATCAGCGGCGATCGCGAGGCTGCGCTCACCTTCCTCGCCGCCCTCCGCGCTTTCCCGCAGGACACCGCGCGCGAGGCCGCGGTGATCGACATCGGCGGGGGCTCCACGGAGATCATCCTGAGCCGCCAGGGCGAGATCACCTTTCGAGAGAGTCTGCCCCTGGGCTCGGTGCGGCTGACCGAGACGTTCGTCACGCACGATCCCCCCACGGAGGAGGAGGCTACGCGCCTCGGCACACACGTGGCCGCAGAGCTTTCGCGGGTCCCCTTCACGCCCGGGAGCACGTTGATTGGCACGGCAGGAACGGTGACCACCCTGGCCGCCATGGCCCAGTCCCTGACGGATTACGACCCCGCGCGGGTCCACGGCTACCGCTTGAGTGCGGCCGAGCTGCACGCGCAACTCGAGCGCCTAGCGACCGCCACGCAGGCCGAGCGCGAGGGTATGCCGGGGCTGGATCCGCGGCGAGCTGATGTGATCTTTGCGGGAGCCTTGCTGCTGAAAGGCTTGATGGACAAGGCGCAGGCACCCTTCGTGCTGGTGAGCGACCGTGGCATTCGTTGGGGGCTGCTTCACGAACAGCTGGAAAAACAGGTCACACGGTGA
- a CDS encoding TonB C-terminal domain-containing protein → MTEAHVRTRSLGSGGLGGVIVTLAIHGGLVGLFLFAHRPGRPPVDETRDLITTQLVKLGKPREKFWMPKITQPRPTKKAQIIKVAEDPEAAPAPEEAPKPEDAEVSDKLRNALNRARLLRESAEEETDEGQLDGIREGSASEAGAGDAYASQIFALIRRNWNVPVGLISDDELSQLQAQVKVKVGSDGTLSGEAIFKSSGNGTFDDSCLQAVQATGAVPPPPADRQAVFERGVALLFKK, encoded by the coding sequence TTGACCGAGGCGCACGTCAGGACACGCTCGCTCGGCTCCGGAGGCCTGGGCGGCGTCATCGTCACGCTCGCGATTCACGGAGGTCTGGTGGGGCTGTTCCTCTTCGCTCACCGCCCAGGGCGTCCACCGGTGGACGAAACCCGTGACCTCATCACCACGCAGCTGGTGAAGCTGGGTAAACCGCGCGAGAAGTTTTGGATGCCGAAGATCACGCAACCTCGGCCCACCAAGAAGGCTCAGATCATCAAGGTGGCCGAAGATCCAGAGGCAGCTCCAGCCCCCGAGGAGGCGCCCAAGCCCGAGGACGCCGAGGTGTCCGACAAGCTGCGCAACGCCTTGAACCGCGCGCGCCTGCTCCGGGAGAGCGCCGAGGAGGAAACGGACGAAGGCCAGCTCGATGGGATTCGGGAGGGCTCGGCAAGCGAGGCCGGCGCAGGAGACGCTTACGCCAGCCAGATCTTCGCCCTCATCCGGCGCAACTGGAATGTACCGGTAGGCCTCATCTCCGACGACGAGCTCAGCCAGCTGCAGGCACAGGTCAAGGTCAAGGTGGGCAGCGACGGGACGCTTTCAGGCGAGGCCATCTTCAAATCTTCCGGCAACGGCACCTTCGACGATTCTTGCTTGCAGGCCGTTCAAGCCACGGGGGCCGTGCCTCCCCCCCCAGCCGACCGTCAGGCGGTTTTCGAGCGAGGCGTCGCCCTGCTATTCAAGAAGTAG
- a CDS encoding biopolymer transporter ExbD, giving the protein MSIGDSGGGGGGMLGEINVTPLVDVMLVLLIIFMVTAPMLQTGVDVDLPDAKAQTIPDDEGKLILTLTKDKRVFLGKLQIPYEALEETLKNNVKLQADKEVYLHADTELPYGEVVRVMAAVKQAGVAKLGMVTDPLD; this is encoded by the coding sequence ATGAGCATCGGCGACAGCGGCGGCGGCGGCGGTGGCATGCTGGGCGAGATCAACGTCACGCCGCTCGTCGATGTGATGCTGGTGCTGCTCATCATCTTCATGGTGACGGCGCCGATGCTGCAAACCGGTGTCGACGTGGATCTACCGGATGCAAAAGCCCAGACCATTCCGGACGATGAAGGCAAGCTCATCCTCACGCTCACGAAAGACAAGCGCGTGTTTTTGGGCAAACTGCAAATCCCCTACGAGGCGCTCGAAGAGACGCTGAAAAACAACGTCAAGCTTCAGGCCGACAAAGAGGTCTACCTTCACGCCGACACTGAGCTGCCCTACGGCGAGGTGGTCAGAGTCATGGCGGCCGTCAAGCAAGCCGGCGTGGCGAAGCTGGGCATGGTGACGGACCCTCTCGACTAG